Within the Fischerella sp. PCC 9605 genome, the region TGCTGCACATACAGGAATATACGGTAACAGTCATACTTTTGCAGACCCAAACCTAACAATTGCAGCCCAGGGAGTTACAAAAAAGGGAGTTGTAATCGGGGATGACTGTTGGCTCGGTCATGGGGTGACAGTAGTAGATGGTGTCACCATTGGTCAGGGAAGCGTCATCGGAGCAGGAGCAGTAGTAAACAGAGATATTCCTCCTTACTCAATTGCAGTTGGTGTACCGGCTCGGGTTATTTCTAAACGTAATCAAACTTAACCAATCAGCACAAAGGATTTTTTTAATCAATGAAAGTACTAGTAACTGGAACAGAAGGTTATCTTGGCTCATTATTACCTCCCCTGTTAATTCAACGGGGACACGAAGTTATCGGTGTAGACACTGGCTTTTATAAAGTTGGTTGGTTGTACCACGGTACTGAAGTCACAGCTAAAACTCTCAACAAAGATATCCGTCATATTACCCTTGAAGATTTGCAAGGTGTCGAAGCAGTAGTTCACATGGCAGAACTCTCCAACGATCCCACTGGACAGCTTGCACCCCATATTACCTACGATATTAACCACAAAGGTTCAGTTCGCCTTGCCAAACTGGCAAAAGAAGCAGGAGTGCGTCGCTTTGTCTACATGTCTTCGTGTAGTGTCTATGGTGTAGCAACAGAAGGAGACGTTACAGAACAATCTCCTGTTAATCCCCAAACAGCTTACGCAGAATGCAAAACACTAGTAGAGCGAGATGTCAAACCATTAGCTGATGATGATTTCTCTCCTACCTTTATGCGGAATGCCACAGCCTTTGGTGCTTCCCCCAGGATGCGCTTTGATATTGTTTTAAACAACTTGGCGGGTTTGGCATGGACTACTAAAGAAATCAAAATGACTAGCGATGGTACACCTTGGCGTCCACTAGTCCACGCATTGGATATTTGTAAGGCTATTGTCTGTACTCTCGAAGCTCCTCGTGACATTGTACATAACCAAATTTTTAACGTTGGAGATACTGCAAATAACTATCGAGTTAAAGAAATAGCTGAAATTATTGCTGATGTTTTCCCTGGCTGTCAATTAAGTTTTGGCTCTCAAGGAGCAGACAATCGCAGTTATCGGGTTTCGTTCGAGAAAATTAATACTATGCTACCTGGCTTTAAGTGTGATTGGAATGCCGAACAGGGTGCTAAACAATTATTTGATTTATTTTCCCAAATTGACATGACAGAAGATATTTTCTTATCTAGAGGCTTTACTCGCTTAAAGCAGCTAGAGTATCTAATTCGCACTCAGCAAATTGATCAAGATTTCTTCTGGGCTAAGAAATAGCCAGATGAACTGAATGGCAGTAAAATCTTTTGAAGCTTCCGAATCAAAAATTTTGGTTCGGACTTCTCTTTTAGGGCAATATAGTTCATGTAGCAGAATTTCATTCTTGAATATCCCCCCAAATCCCCCTTGCCAAGGGGGACTTCAAAACTTTATTTCTCCCCTTTAAAAAGGGGGGATAGGGGGATAAAAACGTTAACTGAAACGTATTGTCTTACAGGGGAAATGATGCTTTCCTTTAGCATTGTACCTAATTTTGTTTTTTGTGTTTTTAGACAAATACGAATATATCCAAGTATGAACAAATTACTCACCATCGCCATTCCCACTTACAACCGTGCCGAATTACTTGACAAGCAACTGGCATGGTTGGCTCAAGCCATCAAAAACTTTGAATCACAATGCGAAATTATAGTTTCTGACAACTGTTCAAAAGACGACACTCCCAACGTAATTAAAAAGTGGCAACCTATTTTCAGCAACACAGAGTTTCAACTCAAAAAAAATAGCGAAAATATTGGTGCAGTCCGAAATATTGCCTCTTGCATTAAGGCTGCTAAGGGCAAATTTGTTTGGGTAATCAGTGATGATGATAAAATTTTTAACAATACCATATCTTACATAGTAAATAATTTAATTGAGAATCCGGACTTAGGATTAATAATTTTAAACTTTTCTAAAAGCGATGCAAAAACAGGTGAAGTATTTGAGCCGCGTTGCTTTGATATTGAGAATGACGAATTAAGTACAAACGGCAAAATTTTGTTTGAACGATGTGCAGAGCAAAGCATTGGTGGTGTGGGGCTGACAACTGCTCTTGTGTATCGAACAGATTTAGCACAGCGGGCGATTGATAATTGGTCTTCTGGTTTAAATAACATGGCTGTTCAAATATATTGGACTGGCTTTTGTGCTTATCATGCCAGTGTCAAAGTAACCAAAGACAATTATCTAGAATGTGTTGCTGGCACTCATTATTTTATGCAAATCCCCAAGTTACTCGTTACCTTAGAATACGCAGATATACCTGAAGTTTTGCTCAGACTAAGAAAAATAGGATACTCCAATAATTTTAGTAGAAAAATGGTTTTAGGTTGCTTGTTTAAATTCAATTGGAGAGTTTTGTTAGGAGCTTTCAGAAGATGGCCTTTAATAGCAATTGAAGCGATGATGCGTTACATAAGATATTTATTTGATTCACTTTTTACTTCTTATGTGGTAAATCAAATGGAAGATAAAAAATCATGAAAGTACAAAATCAACCAAGAACTAATCAAAAAATGCAAATAACTCCAATATGAACAAATTACTCACCATTGCCATTCCCACTTACAACCGTGCCGAATTACTTGACAAGCAATTGGCGTGGCTGGCTCAAGCTATCAAAGGTATTGAATCAGAATGTGAAATTTTTGTTTCCGATAATTGTTCCACTGACAATACTCAGGAAGTTATTAAGAAGTGGCAAGAAATACTCAGCCACGTCACATTTAAATATTCTAGACATCCTGAAAATTTAGGTGTAATGAAAAATATCATTCATTGCATCAAAAGCGCTACTACAAAATATGTTTGGACTATTGGCGATGACGATCCGATTCAGGACAGAGCCGTTCCTTACGTAATT harbors:
- a CDS encoding NAD-dependent epimerase/dehydratase family protein; its protein translation is MKVLVTGTEGYLGSLLPPLLIQRGHEVIGVDTGFYKVGWLYHGTEVTAKTLNKDIRHITLEDLQGVEAVVHMAELSNDPTGQLAPHITYDINHKGSVRLAKLAKEAGVRRFVYMSSCSVYGVATEGDVTEQSPVNPQTAYAECKTLVERDVKPLADDDFSPTFMRNATAFGASPRMRFDIVLNNLAGLAWTTKEIKMTSDGTPWRPLVHALDICKAIVCTLEAPRDIVHNQIFNVGDTANNYRVKEIAEIIADVFPGCQLSFGSQGADNRSYRVSFEKINTMLPGFKCDWNAEQGAKQLFDLFSQIDMTEDIFLSRGFTRLKQLEYLIRTQQIDQDFFWAKK
- a CDS encoding glycosyltransferase family 2 protein — protein: MNKLLTIAIPTYNRAELLDKQLAWLAQAIKNFESQCEIIVSDNCSKDDTPNVIKKWQPIFSNTEFQLKKNSENIGAVRNIASCIKAAKGKFVWVISDDDKIFNNTISYIVNNLIENPDLGLIILNFSKSDAKTGEVFEPRCFDIENDELSTNGKILFERCAEQSIGGVGLTTALVYRTDLAQRAIDNWSSGLNNMAVQIYWTGFCAYHASVKVTKDNYLECVAGTHYFMQIPKLLVTLEYADIPEVLLRLRKIGYSNNFSRKMVLGCLFKFNWRVLLGAFRRWPLIAIEAMMRYIRYLFDSLFTSYVVNQMEDKKS